The stretch of DNA AGTAAGATGAGTGGAATTGTAGGTAGAGAGTATTGTGCATTCAGCGTATGGATGATGTAGCGATGCAAGGCAATGTGCGTGGTGAGTTGTATGGCGTAGGCCTGATTAGGGGTGTTGGGTATAACTCGAGCAAAAGTCAAAGGATGAGAGGCTAACGAGCCAAGCGCCTATCGTCCGCCCCAGTAAGTCGGAAACGTCCTCGTACCCATTCACATAGGAAAGTCCCTcccagaaaaaaaagaatagaaAAATGCCGAAAGGAAAATAAGACTTGTAAGGGGTCGGTAAACCCTTACATCACCTGGCAACCGCCATCCCCTGAGCCTTTGGTGCGCGTACTTAGTGACACTCGAGCAGCTTCGTAGAAAACTTCTGTTACTCCCCGATTATGTTTTGAGCTGCATTCTGAAACAACGTAAAGTGAATATACTAGCAAAAAAGTATAGCAGAGGTGCATACCCAAATATCGGGATGCTCGTATCCGCCTTGCTACGGCCAATCCTTCCTCGTATTGCACAGTATGAGTACCGTAGCGTTTTAGTCTTTCCTTTATCACCGGATCGTCTCGTAGATCACATTTGAGTGCTAAAGAAAGCACAACTTAGAATATCTTTTCAACTTTTAGCGATCATTCAGCACCAACCTACTAGTACCAACTGTGGCATTGTGGGTCAGTAAGCCTGGATAGCTGATGTGATTACGTGACGCACCTTTACCCCGGGACAATATTCTAAAATTTCATCCAGCCACTTCATTGAATGTCATTTGCGGCATGATATCGGGATAGTTGAAACGGACGTTACCTTGGATTCGACGTTTTCTAATGACACAGGGTTGTCCACAGAAAAGCATATCATAATAACATGTGTCTCTGCATACGATAGAGACCTTAACCGGTCGAATTCTTCCTGACCTATTTCGCATAGTTGCAACATTCAAGATGGAGCAAGAGGGGAGAGAAAGGCATGACCTTCAAAGTCAGACGTTATAATGTACATAAGTGATATGCACAGAAAACATACCAGCCGTATCCCATAGACTGAGCTCCACCACTTGCTCATCGACATAGATATCATGCACATAGTTCTCGAAAACGGTGGGTTCACTGCCATATGCCACCAATTAGTGCCACTCCTCCAAGATGAATGCATGCCCTTCGACGTACTAGACTTGAGTGAAAAATCCGCGCGTGAAGACATTTAGCAGGGATGTTTTGCCTAGAAAGCAAGTGTATCAGCTACGAAGTTAGAGAACGAGAACCAAGAAACCATAAATGGACCGATGCTTACCGCAGGCACCATCGCCACAAACGACAACCTTCTCAATATGATGAACTTTAGCGCCCCATTCATATAAGTGTACACCAATGCGGCATCCGCACCTTTCTCTGGATCTAGAATACCAATGTGATTCCAATTAGCACGCGTCATACTAGTGGCAAACATTTCCCAAGCCTGAGGGAAGAAATTGAACTTACTGGTCGACCACGACCAAACGAGGCACCTTTACTTGAAGCACCACAGAGAGACATAATTTCTAGCTAGTCTTCCTGTGCAATTATGAGGAAGGAAACCTTAGAGATtacgaggaggagggggatgtgGGATGTGGGGAACAAAGGAGCAGCAGCGCCATGACAGTTGCACGAAACGGAACTTTACCACGTGATGCTGTCCTTTCGGGCCGCCCGGTAAGAAGGATGCAGTCATCATTCAAGTCTTGGCGCAACTCTACTCTTTTCTTTCGACGACAAGCTGGACTCAACATCGACCACAACTCGAGCTCTCAAGACAGGTATATTGGTATACATACAAGCAAGATATTAATAATACAAATTGACAGATAAAATGATAAAGACGGATCAAGCTGATTCAAGCTTGAAAGCAAATGAAAATACATTACATTATTTGAAGCAAAAGGGCTGCCCACTGCCAACTTTCTCGATGCAACTATCTGCCAGTTGGCTGTAGATCCGCATGTCGACtcatctctctttctctctcctaTCCATCAAGCAGAACAAAATGGCGCGCACAATAAAGCACCTTGAACTTTGCTATCACTGCATAGCCATAGTGTTCACAAAGTCAAGCCATGTTGTCTGCATGTTACTGTGTCCCTCAGGTGAACCCGATGCTTTCCGGTGTGCTGGTCCAGGACTTGTATCCAGAACAAGCGGCTGATCCTGCGTAAACATACTACCGCTGCCGCTTCCCCTCTGGAACCCACTTGATGACGACGCCAGCCCGTAATCATATACAGGGAAGTACTGCGGGAAGTTGGACTCGTTTTGACTGTTTGACGTATCCATTGCTGTGCTTGATCCCTGCCCAGCCTGCATCATATTTTGCATTGACTGCTGAGGAAGGAAGGAACTAGGTTCGCTTTGGAATGACGTCGGCATAGCTGACATTCCGTACATTGACACAGGAGAAATCTCAGACGCATCAGAATATTGGTTGGAGTTGAATGAATTGTGGTTCGACGAGTGGTTGTTGAACACcgattgttgttgctggcTTTGTCCTCCTTGAACCTTGAAAGAGTCCAGATATTCTCGGACACTCTCAGGCAAATTGTTGTGAAGTCCAGGGGACAAAGGCAGAGGAACAATAGGATTTTGCGACACTGGTGATCTCTCCATTAAGATCGGAGAGGACGGTTCCTTCTTGGACACAAGTCGAGTTTTCCCACCCAAGACAGACAGTTCGTCATCGTCGGCATCAGGGGTAATCGGACCGGAAGAGGGATTGTATCTTGTCAAAGGGGAACCTTTTCCTCGTCTAAATTCATCCAAGCTGAAGTGGGCCTTTTCTTGCAAATGGAGCATGATGCTCTATTGAAGAAAATTATTCAGGAATTGTATttgaaaaaatatttttataACTTACCAAAACTTTATTCGCCCGGAAACCTCGAGCGGCCTTTGAGAATAGCTCACAAGCCGAATCTAGTTGCACTAGAGCAGAAGGTGCAAGACTCATGGATGGACACCTCGTCACGATAGATCCCAAAATAATCTGGCAAAGCATACTATTACTAAACTGCACGGTATCGACTGTAAGAAATAATGCTCACCGAACACGAAAACATATGTGTCCACAGAAACCACATTCGCTCACTTGGCTCCTTCAACTGCGTGTGCAAATTTCTCATCATGGCGACTAGTGATCCAGCACTTCGATATGCAGCAATAACTGAAGTCCCATAAGGACTCCCCAGGGGATCCTTCGGGTGATCACTAATGGCCCGAGCGAAGAAGCTCCTGTGCAAATAAAGCAGGTCTAATTAACCgaaaaaagagagaataacCGTGAATAAACAGCCGACGTATGTGAATTCGTATGACGTACTCATTTCACGAATAGCCAATACAATATGTCTCTGCAGAGTGAGCATCACGCTGTCAGGGTACCCTCCTTGCCGCGGCTCAGAATTGCCGAACCCGGCAACTTGAAGTATGGGAGGAACGGGGAATGCACGAAGCTTTCTGTCCAGTTGCAAGACTGTTGCATAGGTGGGCATTTTAGCGCCGAAAGCTTGATCATGGAGTAGAGTCATGCATTCGGACGCAAATCGATGTTTCCATGCGTTGACTAAGGGTTAATCAGTTGGGGGAACATAAAATGTATCATAAATATGAGGTACGTACAACTCTGCTCGTCAGATGGATTTTCCAAATGCGGCATTTTACAATCTAGATGCGGGGGAAAGAAGGAGGGTGGCCGACTAAATGTAAATGACTGCCAGGAATCGTATGTGAACAATTCCCAGAACAATTCGCGCCGACGTGCAGTTTCCACGGGATCGACTTTCCATTTGCCACTATCCCGATCTATAAGACAAAGTGAGCCTCCAGATATTTTTTGCACGTTAAAGGCACATACGAAGTCCAATCTGCAGAACGTTGATCAGCGTTGGTTTTTGGAATTCAATCAATTTTTATTATAGCTTACACTCTGAGCAACCTTCACTGCAAGGCCCATGGTAGCCCATCGAGCGCCGGAGCTTGTGCCATGTCGCTCATCTATGAAGAGATAATGGGTCATCAAGTACTGGTAAACGTAAATGTTAGTCAGATCATTGTGATAAGCTTTATAATTCACGAAATGACTCACTAGTGCTTGGACGGCGTTGATGGTTGGTATATCGAAGAATGAATGATGGAACAACGCCGCCCTGGCCAGCTGATGGTACTTCTCTGCCTCAAGGTTGTATGCAGGAAGAGCCTGGTTCATCAAAGATCCAATGGCGAGAATCATAAACAGAATTGACAATTTGTGAGCCAAGAGTGGTTCGTCAGGTATTGGACCAATGGTTTGATTGTAGAATGCTGGGTATATTTCCGTATCAAATGTCTCCACATTGACAGGATGATACCTATCATATGACGGTGATCAGCTGTGGCTCCATTCAACAGCAGAGAGAAGGTCACTAACATCCACGCGGCGTACGTATAATATATTGCACGCAGCTCTTGAGCAACTTCGGCAGGTGGGAGATACCAGTAGAGAGTTTGTAATCCCACATTTCCAGTCACTGAGTAGTGGGAGATAGGGAATGAAGACGCTCGATTAAGGATTTCAGGAGGTAAGATGTTCTGCAGGCTGATTAGATggtcatcttcctcctcctcctcgggTAATTCGTTCTGGCGGCGTCAATTAGTAATATAATAATGCTGCGGTTGTTCCATTCTACTTACTTGGAGGAAGTACTACGAAAATTACAGTCGTCAATTGGTAGCCCAATCATTCAGGCTATGGATCTTACCACAGAATTCGCTGTTTGACCAAAGTACTTGGTTTTTCCCGAGAGGGCGATCGACAGCGAACCAAAGGCATCTACAACATCTGGATtctgttcttcttccttaACAGTGACCGCCGCTGACGGCTTAATAGAGTTGATATCTCTCTGCAATGGAGCTTTGATTTTTAAAAGTTCTTCTGAGAGCAGAGGATGGGGTTCAGTGGAAAGGTGGCTGTGGGAAGCGCGGAGTGCATCTTCTAGTTCTCTAACCCTGGTCGCGAGTTCTGAGATTTTTTCGTGTAATTCTTGAGTAGATGCTAAAACAAATCTATTCGGAAGTAACCAGTTATTTTCCCCTCGAAAAACACGACCTGATGTGATACGTACCGATTTCCTTGACCGGTGGTAAGTGACCCCTGATTTGCGTTTAGACTCTGTAACACAACTATTCCAGTGAAAACTCACATCAGGACAGATAGCACCGCAGCCTCTCTTGACGCAGGAGCTGCATGGAATCGCTCGATCGCACCGCAGCTTGAGCCTGAACAAGAACAATGGATCAGGGATACTGATCAAATAGAGCTAAGGAACGGGACTGATCGAGTACCTTCGGCATTCAGCACAGCTAAGACGAGTGGCGCCTTTTCTGCGTTTCTTTACGGTGCCATCGGCGCTGGGGGAGTTGTCCATTCGCCTCTCGTATGTCGGGGAGGGAGGCATCCAGCGTATTGTTGTGGTAGATGATGGGAGTGAAGAGGACAGGATTGACAAGTACACTCGTGGAATGCCCTTAGCCCGATCCTAATAAGATAACCGTAGCTTGGACCAGGGACGGGGATGGCCGATCCCATCAATCCCGATCTACTTCCGTCAAGTCCAAGGTGGCTGTGCAACATATCATTACAAAAACTACCAAATCTATGGCAAATTTCAGTCTTTTcgtcctttcttttctccatGAGGTCGAAACCAGATATTTTCTGCTATTTTATTAGTCAACATCTTCAAGAGGGGTGCCGAAATATGTCAAAACCCAAGCCAATTATCCTCCAGACTCTGAAGGATAGCCAATAATTCTTTGG from Psilocybe cubensis strain MGC-MH-2018 chromosome 7, whole genome shotgun sequence encodes:
- a CDS encoding GTP-binding protein Rho3; its protein translation is MSLCGASSKGASFGRGRPIQRKKVVVCGDGACGKTSLLNVFTRGFFTQVYEPTVFENYVHDIYVDEQVVELSLWDTAALKCDLRDDPVIKERLKRYGTHTVQYEEGLAVARRIRASRYLECSSKHNRGVTEVFYEAARVSLSTRTKGSGDGGCQVM
- a CDS encoding putative transcriptional regulatory protein C1F7.11c → MPPSPTYERRMDNSPSADGTVKKRRKGATRLSCAECRRLKLRCDRAIPCSSCVKRGCGAICPDGSLTTGQGNRFVLASTQELHEKISELATRVRELEDALRASHSHLSTEPHPLLSEELLKIKAPLQRDINSIKPSAAVTVKEEEQNPDVVDAFGSLSIALSGKTKYFGQTANSVNELPEEEEEDDHLISLQNILPPEILNRASSFPISHYSVTGNVGLQTLYWYLPPAEVAQELRAIYYTYAAWMYHPVNVETFDTEIYPAFYNQTIGPIPDEPLLAHKLSILFMILAIGSLMNQALPAYNLEAEKYHQLARAALFHHSFFDIPTINAVQALYLMTHYLFIDERHGTSSGARWATMGLAVKVAQSIGLHRDSGKWKVDPVETARRRELFWELFTYDSWQSFTFSRPPSFFPPHLDCKMPHLENPSDEQSFNAWKHRFASECMTLLHDQAFGAKMPTYATVLQLDRKLRAFPVPPILQVAGFGNSEPRQGGYPDSVMLTLQRHIVLAIREMNLLYLHRSFFARAISDHPKDPLGSPYGTSVIAAYRSAGSLVAMMRNLHTQLKEPSERMWFLWTHMFSCSIILGSIVTRCPSMSLAPSALVQLDSACELFSKAARGFRANKVLSIMLHLQEKAHFSLDEFRRGKGSPLTRYNPSSGPITPDADDDELSVLGGKTRLVSKKEPSSPILMERSPVSQNPIVPLPLSPGLHNNLPESVREYLDSFKVQGGQSQQQQSVFNNHSSNHNSFNSNQYSDASEISPVSMYGMSAMPTSFQSEPSSFLPQQSMQNMMQAGQGSSTAMDTSNSQNESNFPQYFPVYDYGLASSSSGFQRGSGSGSMFTQDQPLVLDTSPGPAHRKASGSPEGHSNMQTTWLDFVNTMAMQ